The window CGCGCCGGGGCGGGTGCCGCCCTCGCGTAGGGTCGGCACCGCCCCGGTCCGGCCACGCCGGACGCCCCCTGCCCGCGGAGACGCCCATGACCGAGATAGGCGGCGCCACGAGGGTGTACGCGCTGCTCGGCGACCCGATCGCCCAGGTGCGCGCCCCCGGGCTGCTCAACCCGGTGCTGGCTCGGCGCGGCACCGACGCGGTGCTCGTCCCGGTCCACGCGGCGCCGGCCGACCTCACCCAGGTGGTGCGGGGGCTGCAACGGGTGGCGAACCTGGACGGGATGCTGGTCACCGTGCCGCACAAGGCCGCCGTGCTGGAGCTCGCCGACCGGGCCAGCGACCGCGCCCGCCTGGCCGGCAGCGCCAACGCGCTGCGGCGCGAGCCCGACGGGACGTGGACCGCGGACACCTTCGACGGCGACGGGTTCGTCCGCGGGCTTTCCGGGGCCGGACACCATCCCCGGGGCCGCCGGGCGTGCGTGGTGGGCGCGGGCGGGGCGGGCAGCGCGATCGCGGTGGCGCTGCTCGACGCCGGCGTGGCGGAACTGCGGCTGAGCGACACCGACCCGGACCGGCTGGAGACGCTGCGGCGGCGACTGTCCGCCGCGTACCCCGGCCGGGTCGGCGCGACCGCGCGACCGCGACTGGCGGACGCCGACCTCGCGGTCAACGCCACGCCCCTGGGGCTGGGCCCCGACGACCCGCCGCCGTTCGCGGTGGCGGACCTGCCGGCGCACGCGGTGGTCGCCGACATCATCATGACGCCGGCCGAGACGCTCCTGCTGGCCCAGGCACGGGCCCGGGGACTGCGGGCGCACCCGGGAGAGCCGATGCTCGCCCACCAGATCGACGCCTACCTCGACTTCTTCGGGCTCTGACCGACCGGCGGTCGGCGCCGGGAGCCCCGGCGGCTCCCGGCGACCGCCGACCGGCCCCCGTCGCCCGCCGGCCGGCGCACTGATCATCCTGTCGGGCGGACCTGTTACCGTCGCGCCGCCGCTGCACCAGTCGGACCGGAGGTAGGCGTGATCAGCTCGCACGTGTCGTCGTTCGTCGGATTACCGACAGTGCCCTTCACCCCGGGGATGACACTCCCCGACGATCCGTCGGCGGTCGCCTGGCGGCTGGAGGTCGAGGACTTCGACGCGGATCCCGAGGAGTTCCTCGGTCTCGTCCGGGCGCTGCGGGAGCAGGTGCCGGCCGACGCGGTGCGCGCCCTGGTGATCGGCGAGTGGGGCGAGGCGTACGAGCGGCCCCTGCCGATCGAGGCGCTGGTCGAGGCCGCCGGGGAGTGGACCGGCCTGCGGGCGCTCTTCCTCGCCGACCTGACCTACGAGCAGTGCGAGATCTCCTGGCTCATGCACGGCGACATCACGCCGCTGCTCGCGGCGTACCCGTCGCTGGAGGTGCTCTGGGTGCGCGGGGCGCAGGGCCTGCGGCTGGAGCCGGTCCGGCACACCGGGCTGCGCGAGCTGCGCTTCGAGTCCGGCGGGCTGCCGGCCGGGGTGGTCCGGGCCGTCGGCGCGTGCGAGCTGCCGGCCCTGCACCGCCTGGACCTGTGGCTCGGCAGGAAGGACTACGGCGGCGACGCGAGCGCCGAGGACCTGGCCGGGGTGCTCGCCGGCGCCGGCCTGCCGGCCCTGCGTCACCTCGCGGCGTGCAACGCCGAGATCGCCGACGCGGTCGCGGCGGCGGTCGCCAGCGCGCCGGTCGTCCCCCGGCTGGAGGCGCTCGACCTGTCGATGGGCACCCTGACCGACGAGGGCGCGAAGGCGCTGCTGGCCGGGCAGCCGCTGACCCACCTGAGGCACCTCGACCTGCACCATCACTACCTCTCCGAGGAGGCGGCCGCCGCGGTGGTCGCCGCGCTGCCGGGGGCGCGGGTCGACCTGTCCGACCCACAGGTCGCCGAGGACTACGACGGCACCGTCTACCGCTACACCGCGGTCGGGGAGTGAGCGAGATGGCCTTCGGTTCCCACGCGCGCCACTTCGCCGGCCGTCCCGTGGTGGACGTCCCCGCCGACGGGCCGCTGCCCACGGTGGACGGCCCGGTCTCGTGGCGGATCGCCCACTGGCACTTCGACGACGAGACCACGGAGAACTCGCTCTCGGCGGAGTTCCGCGACGCGTTCGACCGGTTCGTCGCGCAGGCCGGTCCGTCCGTGGAGTCCCTGGTCGTCGGCTCCTGGGGCTACGCGGCGTTCCATCCCGCCCCGATCGCGCAACTCTGCGCGGCGGCGGCGCGCCTGCCCGCCCTGCGCGCGCTCTTCCTCGGTGACATCACCTCCGAGGAGTGCGAGGTCTCCTGGATGAGGGTGGGCGACGTCAGCGCGCTGCTGACGGCATACCCGGCGCTGGAGGTGCTGCGGGTGCGCGGCGGCGAGAACTTCGCGTTCTCCCCCGTGCGGCACGCGCGGCTGCGGGAGCTGGCGGTGGAGAGCGGCGGGCTGTCCCGGGCGTTCGTCGGCGCGGTGCTCGACTCCGACC is drawn from Micromonospora sp. NBC_01740 and contains these coding sequences:
- a CDS encoding shikimate dehydrogenase family protein, which encodes MTEIGGATRVYALLGDPIAQVRAPGLLNPVLARRGTDAVLVPVHAAPADLTQVVRGLQRVANLDGMLVTVPHKAAVLELADRASDRARLAGSANALRREPDGTWTADTFDGDGFVRGLSGAGHHPRGRRACVVGAGGAGSAIAVALLDAGVAELRLSDTDPDRLETLRRRLSAAYPGRVGATARPRLADADLAVNATPLGLGPDDPPPFAVADLPAHAVVADIIMTPAETLLLAQARARGLRAHPGEPMLAHQIDAYLDFFGL
- a CDS encoding STM4015 family protein; translated protein: MISSHVSSFVGLPTVPFTPGMTLPDDPSAVAWRLEVEDFDADPEEFLGLVRALREQVPADAVRALVIGEWGEAYERPLPIEALVEAAGEWTGLRALFLADLTYEQCEISWLMHGDITPLLAAYPSLEVLWVRGAQGLRLEPVRHTGLRELRFESGGLPAGVVRAVGACELPALHRLDLWLGRKDYGGDASAEDLAGVLAGAGLPALRHLAACNAEIADAVAAAVASAPVVPRLEALDLSMGTLTDEGAKALLAGQPLTHLRHLDLHHHYLSEEAAAAVVAALPGARVDLSDPQVAEDYDGTVYRYTAVGE
- a CDS encoding STM4015 family protein, whose amino-acid sequence is MAFGSHARHFAGRPVVDVPADGPLPTVDGPVSWRIAHWHFDDETTENSLSAEFRDAFDRFVAQAGPSVESLVVGSWGYAAFHPAPIAQLCAAAARLPALRALFLGDITSEECEVSWMRVGDVSALLTAYPALEVLRVRGGENFAFSPVRHARLRELAVESGGLSRAFVGAVLDSDLPALTDLELWLGTSDYGGDTQVVDLAPLLAGERFPQLRRLGLCNSEIADDLARALASAPVVSRLRRLDLSMGTLGDEGAAALLAGQPLTHLAELDLSHHYLTEETAASLVAALPGVAVDDSDPQEPEEYDGESYRYTAVSE